In the Enterobacter cloacae subsp. cloacae ATCC 13047 genome, GCGGAATGGCGTGAAGTGGATTTTGATAACGCAGTGTGGGAAATTCCCAAAGAACGCATGAAAATGCGTAGGACTCATATTGTACCACTGTCAAAACAAGCATTAGTTCACCTCGGGCGGTTGAAAGAGTTGACAGGCAACTATCCGCTCATGTTCCCTGGACGCAACGATCCCAGTAAATTCATGAGTGAAGCCAGTATCAACCAGGTGTTTAAACGTATTGGGTATGCTGGCCGTGTAACAGGGCATGGTTTCAGGCATACGATGAGTACGATTCTGCATGAGAAAGGTTTTAATAGCGCTTGGATTGAAACCCAGCTTGCTCATTTAGACAAGAACTCTATTCGTGGAATTTATAACCATGCTCAATATATTGAAGGGCGTAGGGAAATGATGCAGTGGTATGCTGACTTTTTAGAGGGACTAAAATGAAAACTATTCCTTCTTTAGATTATTACAGAGTGAGCCGAGCAGCTAAATTAATAGGCTGTGATGTTGGTGATTTAATTCATTGGGGAGCAGTAGATAAAATCAAACTTTGTGTCATGCTGGATATGGCCAATTCAATTTTTCATAGCTCTGTGGACGTTAAAAAAATAAATAATGACTTAAGGGATTTGCCTAATCATACTGAAGAATTCAAAGAATTAACTAGGAATTCATTTATATATAATGACGACTCAATTTACACTGAGGGTATTGAATTTTTCTTTAAGGATGATTTATTTAGTTTTGGCTCTGACGATGAAGACTCACTTAACATCGCTTATGGGCACGCATCGGGATTATGGGAGCTTGAGCAAAGAGTATTAATTAAAATGGAAATGAATAATTTCTATGATGATGGGCTAATAGTTTTACCTTCAGGGGAAATGAGCTTTGAGGGTTTCTTTTGTTGTTTATTGCCTGATTCACAAGGATGCAGAATTACATTAAACGATCTATGGATCACGAGAGAGCATGTTGAAAGAATTCTATCAAATGATATAGCCAATAAGATAATTCATAAGCCACATGAATCCGTAGGTATAAAATCGGTAAAACTATCTAAAGTTGTTTCAGAACGTCATGCCAAGAAAAGAGAAGTTGTGCTCGTGGCTGCTATTTTCTGTAAAGAAAAGTATCCGAATGAGTGCTCTGGGTCAATTCGCTCATGGGCTAATTGCATAGAAAAACGTGCAACCGAACTGTTATATATAAATGGTGAGCCTCCACTTTCGATAGATAGAATAGAGCGAATTTTGGGTAAAGCTATTGCTGGTAAATTGATCGCGAACTAAGTCCTAGTTTACGTTGAGTAGAAATTATTTTTTCTACTCAACGTTAAAACGAAACCATCTATGTTTAGATAGTGTTCATTGACGAACATTGATGAACTGATGGAGATATTTTGGATAATTCTAAATGCCGCCCTTCATACGACAAATTAGTTGATATGAAATTTATAACTTCCGACTGCTTATTTACTGATAAGTGGATTTATAAACTGATCTCTCTTGGTAGATTCCCTAAACCGATCAAGCTAGGTCGTATGTCACGATGGCGCGCTGGTGATTATTATGCCTGGAGAGATAGTCACACATCTAATTAAACTTGTTAAAAATAGGACTGATATGACATTTATTAAACTCCCAATGGAGGGTAAGCCCTTGTATCCTTCCCTGAAAAGTGATCACGTTACGGCAATAGATACTTATAAGGTCAGTATTTTCAATGAAGAATATGGTGATTCTGCATGTATAATAAGAATCATCGAGATCTCTATGTTAAATAAACTGCGTCATAAAGGAGAGAAATTACGGTCTTTAACCGGGCTAACAATCCCCGATACAGAAGCGACTGCCGATGAAATCAATCTCTTAATGAGTCGATTTGAGGTGCTATGTCACCGTGAAGAAGAAGAGTTATCCTTCCGACAAAAAGATGTTAGCTCTGCCGAGTACGCATTAAAGAATGCAGGGGTTAATGTTAACGCCAGAACAGTTTCTGAAGTAAAAAACAAAAATGCCGTGAAAGGGGCGCGTGATGCTTATGAAAGACAGTACCATTCTGCATTTTTACGACAGAAAGAGCAGCAAACACGCGTAAGTATCTTCAGAGGGTTCGGAGGTTTGTTACTTGAAGAGGCTGAACATATTGGGAAAAACGTCAGTAAAAAATATTTTAACTCGTTTACCAGCTCGTTAACTTCCCCAGCTGAGTTTATTAACGTTTTGCATGATGCGGCACTAGTTCGGGATGTGAGATTTATCTTGGATGCTCTATGCGCGCTTGATAATGCAGTTGAGCACATTCTTAAATGTTGTGCATACCCAAATGACCGTTACGAACTGGAAAGAGGTGGGATAGGTCGAACTATGGCCTACCGGGAGTACTACCGTGCTGAAAATGCCATTCTTCGCTCCGTAATAAGTGATCGTGAGTATGCAGAGCATGCTGTGAAATATAATCAGCTCTCTCAATACAAGAAAAAAATATTTCGTAAATAATAAAAGGATAAATCATGTACGCATTCAAAGCCGAAAGGCCGGACGCTGCACGCCGTTATCACAGTAAATTCGTATCTGGCACAAATTACCAGGAATCTTCAAACAGAAGATTTGCATTAAGTAAACCAACAGAAAATATTTTGCGAAGCTCAATTCTTGAGTCTGGTTGGTTAATCAATAATATCACTTTGCGTGACGTTAATGCTGTTTCAGGTAATGCCATTAATATTGGAGCCAGCGAGTTACATACAGGACGAGTTCACGGTGGCAGATTCCGTAAGATGTTAGCAATAAATGGCACTGAATTTTTTCTGTCCGAAACTGACACGTGTGCACGAATCAGCTATTTAGATATGTCACATATTTATCATACAGGTGTTCAGGGCGAATTTGATAAATCGGTCAGTGCGTTTTTTAGTCAGGCTTATGCACTTGATATGTTGCGGGTTGGTTTTAATGGAGAGTCAATTGCCGATACGACTGATCCTGAGATCAATAAAAAAGGTGAGGACGTAAATATCGGTTGGCATGCGCTGGCAAAAGACTATCGAGATGGTCAGCAGGTTCTAAGCACCCCTCTAACCCTTGGAGATACCGGGGAATGGAAAAACCTCGATCTGCTCGCTAATCACCTCATCACTGAGTTGATTGCAGAGCCTTATCGGGAAGATCCGCGTCTGGTGGTTCTCGTGGGTGCCGAGCTTGCTGCTAAACAGCGTCTTAAGCTCTTCAACGCAGCTGATCGCCCGGCTGATGTGGATGCTGCACAAATGGCAGTCAGTTCGGTTGCTGGACGGTTTGCTTTTATCCCGCCGTTCATGCCGGGAAAACGTCTTGCGGTCACTACGCTGGATAATCTGCACATCTATACCCAGTCCCGAACCCGATCATTCCGGGCTGAGTTTGATGATGAGAAAAGTGAATACGTTAATTCTTATCTTCGTAATGAAGGGTATGCGCTGGGTGAACCGGAGCTTTATGCGGCTGTTGATGAGAGTGCGGTGACTTTTTCTGACTGAGACTATAGAAACAAAAAGACCCGCTAAAAGCGGGTCTTATGCACAGCAACAGGATAATGAAAAACCGAAACTTCGGTCTGCGGTTTAAGAATGCCAGGGTTTATCTATATGTTCAACACACAAGATTCGGTTATAAAATTCTTGCACCATGCTAAATGCTCGGGCTATATTCGCAGCGTTGCCGCAAAATCGGCAATCGGGCGTAGGAACCCGTGTTATCTGAAGGCGACACCACACGCGCCGAGCGTGTTTTTTTGTGTCGTAGCTTTGACTCACCCTTATTTTATGGTGTGGTGGTTAACCGTATCTATTCGTTATTTACGCCACATCATCCAAATTATGGTAGTCCAGGCGGGGCAGCTTTCGGGCTGGCCGGTATCCTTCAGAGCCGGTATTCCTACCCCCGTTTGGGCTACCACCCATGAGCGTAGGAACTCCGGTGGTAGCGTTACCCGCTATCTGAAGGAGATTGCCACCATGGCTACGATCCCTGCTTTGCCTCACCCTCAATTTACCTTTGTATTTCTCGCTGTTCGCCGTTCTGACTATGCCGCGCGTCCATTCGCTGTGCGTACTGTTGCACCCTGCGAGCGAGCTGCACGTCTGAAACTCGTTGCCGATTTTGTACTGAGCTTCGCCGCACGTATTCCGATGAACAATTTCGGGGAGGTGAACGCATGAACCATTTACCTATCACTAAACATGGTTGCACCTTGTCTGAAGTGGGCGAAAGCCGTCTTTTACGAATAGCTCAGGCCAGCGAGTTTCTTGCCGAAATTCTTTCAATGCCTGTAATGAGCGGAACGAAAACGATTTCTGCTGAAGGTGCCGCAGCGCTAATGGCATGTATTGCAGAACAGCTGGAAGGCGTAGTGAAGGAAACCAGCACTATGAAAGGAGAAAGCGATGCACGCTAATATCGGGATCAACTCACCAGAATTTCGGGCGGCATTTCTGCGCTCCTGCATTGCTGACGCCTATATCTCCCTGATGCTGCGGATTAATGGGGAAGCTGTGTATATCGAGGATGGCGAGCGTATCGAGCTGACACCTGAGCGTGTGGCCATGAATATTCTTTATCATATTGAAGCGCCCTGGATTAACGAATTCGGCCAGGAAGAGGGGCATCGTCTGGCGTGTGACGTTCTGGAGCGAATGCTGTCACCTGGTTACATGGCTGAAAATATTCGTCTTTCCGCATTTGGTGTTTCTGAGCTACGTGAAGTGTACCGGGACATCGTTTTCGGTGCGCCAGATGGAGAAGTACCTCCGGGGTTCAGCATTACCACTGCGGGAGTCGGGGAGGTACTGCTATGAAAGTTCAGTCTGTATCTGCGGTTTCGGGGGCAGCAAACGGGCGCTGGCCACACATCCTTTCCGCGTTAGGGATTAATGTTCCTTCCGCCCGGCGCCACGGTGCCTGTCCGGCCTGCGGCGGAAAAGATCGCTTTCGTCTTGATGACAAAGATGGGCGCGGAACATGGTTCTGTAATCAGTGCGGCAATGGCGATGGCCTTGATTTAGTCCGTCTGGTGACTGGACGCTCAGTGAAGGAGGTCGCGGGAATGGTCTCTGAGGTTCTGGCATTGCCTGAAGTACAGGATAAACCCGCTATGCCAGCCAGGAAAAAGACGGGGGGAAACGAGACTGGGGCAGACCGCTATCAGAAACTTAAAAAGCTGTCTCAAAACGGTGAATCAGCCTATCTGACCGGAAAGGGATTACAGGGTTACTCTTTACCGCTTCTTACTGCCACCATCAATCTGGCGGGGATGTCTTTTCCAGCCGGGTCGCTGCTGCTGCCCTTAACTGACATCACCGGGAATGTTACAGGCGGTCAGCTTATTAACTCCGATGGTGATAAAAGTCTTTTACCCGGCAGTCAGCTGTCAGGTGCTTTTATTGCCGTGGCTGATGCTCCGTCTGATGCTCCGGAACAGGTCATTATCACTGAAGGATATGCCACTGCGTTGACGGTCAGCCTCCTGGCTGACGGCTGGATCGTTGCAGCTATTGCGGCCACAAATTTGGTAAAGGTTGCTGAGCAAATCCGCATTCGATGGCCTGACACCCGGATTATCCTGGCTGGAGATAACGATCTTGTTGACGGGAAAGAGAACACTGGCCGGGTATGGGCTGAAAAAGCGGCGAAAGCAGTAGATGGTTGGGTAACGCTGCCACCGGTACGTCATAAAGCCGACTGGGATGATTATCGCCAGGAAACCGGGAAGGAAAGGGCGCGTGAAGCCTTCCGGGAGGAAATGACATTGCACGGAAAAGGGCAAACCAGATTGCCGCAGGGCTTCAGGCTCACGAAAGAATATTTGTGGTACGACAAGCTGGTGAACAAATCAGATGGTGACACTGAGATCCGCAATATCAAGATTTGCAGCCCGCTGCGTGTGACAGCTATCACCAGCGATGCTGACGGCAGCAACTATGGCCGACTGCTGGAATGGGAGGACACCAACGGTATGAGCCGAAAATGGGCAATGCCGATGGAAATGCTGGGCGGCAGCGGGGAAGAGCTGCGGCGCGTGCTGCTGGTCAATGGGCTTTCTTATATCAATATCAACGGGATGGCCAGAGCACACCTGATGGAATATATCTCCCTGTGCAAACCCGACAGAAAAGTGACCTGTGTAAATAAAACAGGCTGGCATGGCGGGGTTTATGTTCTTCAGGATGAAGTGATCGGCAAAGAGTCACAGTCTGTCATTCTCCAGACTTCCAGCGTTCAGGGGCGTGATTTTCGTGTTACGGGCACCACGGAAGAATGGCGGGAAAACATAGGCCGCTATTGCGTCAATAATGCCCGACTGGCCTTTGCCGTAAGCCTGGCATTCGCCGCGCCGCTTCTGAAGCTGGTTGGCATAGGTGGCGGCGGTTATCACCTGAAAGGTGAATCTACAGACGGTAAAACCACGACCATGAAAGTGGCTGCTTCGGTGTGCGGTGGTACGGATTTCTGGCATACATGGCGTGCTACCGGGAACGCGCTGGAAGGAACGGCCAGCCGCCGCAATGATGCCACACTGATGCTTGATGAAATCCGCGAGGTGGATGGCAGAGAGGCGGGAAATATTGCCTACATGCTGGCGAACGGCCAGGGCAAAGCCCGCGCCCGAACTGATGGTTCGGTACGGGAAACAAACCGCTGGAATTTGTTGTTTCTTTCCACGGGGGAGCTGTCACTGGTCGAGCATGCCGCCAGTGCCGGAGAGCGAACCTACGCCGGGGTTGAAGTGCGCATGATCCAGATCCCGAGTGATTCGGGCAAGCATGGAGTATTTGAGGAGCTGCACGGCTTTAGTGGCGGTAAAGCGCTGGCGGAGCATCTGGAACACGCCGTTATTCATTATCATGGCTCACCCTTCCGCGACTGGCTGCATTGTCTGACAGCCGATCTCCAGGAACTGACCAGCCAGGCGAAAGCGCTGCTGAAGGACTACACCCGCAGGTTGACACCAGCGGATGCAGGAAATCAGGTTGGGCGTGCTGTTACCCGTTTTGCGCTGGTTGCTATGGCCGGAGAACTTGCCACACAAGCCGGGATAACCGGATGGCCTGAAGGTGAGGCGTTCAGGGCTGCTGAGTGTTGCCTGGCCTCATGGATGGCTGATCGTGGGCATACCGCGAACCAGGAGGATAAAACCGCACTGGATCAGGTCA is a window encoding:
- a CDS encoding helix-turn-helix transcriptional regulator is translated as MKFITSDCLFTDKWIYKLISLGRFPKPIKLGRMSRWRAGDYYAWRDSHTSN
- a CDS encoding P2 family phage major capsid protein; amino-acid sequence: MYAFKAERPDAARRYHSKFVSGTNYQESSNRRFALSKPTENILRSSILESGWLINNITLRDVNAVSGNAINIGASELHTGRVHGGRFRKMLAINGTEFFLSETDTCARISYLDMSHIYHTGVQGEFDKSVSAFFSQAYALDMLRVGFNGESIADTTDPEINKKGEDVNIGWHALAKDYRDGQQVLSTPLTLGDTGEWKNLDLLANHLITELIAEPYREDPRLVVLVGAELAAKQRLKLFNAADRPADVDAAQMAVSSVAGRFAFIPPFMPGKRLAVTTLDNLHIYTQSRTRSFRAEFDDEKSEYVNSYLRNEGYALGEPELYAAVDESAVTFSD
- a CDS encoding host cell division inhibitor Icd-like protein, with translation MFNTQDSVIKFLHHAKCSGYIRSVAAKSAIGRRNPCYLKATPHAPSVFFCVVALTHPYFMVWWLTVSIRYLRHIIQIMVVQAGQLSGWPVSFRAGIPTPVWATTHERRNSGGSVTRYLKEIATMATIPALPHPQFTFVFLAVRRSDYAARPFAVRTVAPCERAARLKLVADFVLSFAARIPMNNFGEVNA
- a CDS encoding DUF927 domain-containing protein — its product is MKVQSVSAVSGAANGRWPHILSALGINVPSARRHGACPACGGKDRFRLDDKDGRGTWFCNQCGNGDGLDLVRLVTGRSVKEVAGMVSEVLALPEVQDKPAMPARKKTGGNETGADRYQKLKKLSQNGESAYLTGKGLQGYSLPLLTATINLAGMSFPAGSLLLPLTDITGNVTGGQLINSDGDKSLLPGSQLSGAFIAVADAPSDAPEQVIITEGYATALTVSLLADGWIVAAIAATNLVKVAEQIRIRWPDTRIILAGDNDLVDGKENTGRVWAEKAAKAVDGWVTLPPVRHKADWDDYRQETGKERAREAFREEMTLHGKGQTRLPQGFRLTKEYLWYDKLVNKSDGDTEIRNIKICSPLRVTAITSDADGSNYGRLLEWEDTNGMSRKWAMPMEMLGGSGEELRRVLLVNGLSYININGMARAHLMEYISLCKPDRKVTCVNKTGWHGGVYVLQDEVIGKESQSVILQTSSVQGRDFRVTGTTEEWRENIGRYCVNNARLAFAVSLAFAAPLLKLVGIGGGGYHLKGESTDGKTTTMKVAASVCGGTDFWHTWRATGNALEGTASRRNDATLMLDEIREVDGREAGNIAYMLANGQGKARARTDGSVRETNRWNLLFLSTGELSLVEHAASAGERTYAGVEVRMIQIPSDSGKHGVFEELHGFSGGKALAEHLEHAVIHYHGSPFRDWLHCLTADLQELTSQAKALLKDYTRRLTPADAGNQVGRAVTRFALVAMAGELATQAGITGWPEGEAFRAAECCLASWMADRGHTANQEDKTALDQVRDYMTRNQFSRFADWHDDRNRPLAMMGFRKVDKGDNVTESTVTFYVLPSGWKEICKGFDSRKVARLCVEAGWLKAGEDGRTQNSVRLPEIGLKRVYQFNTQVLGSTDPE